In Veillonellales bacterium, one genomic interval encodes:
- a CDS encoding phosphate ABC transporter substrate-binding protein, whose amino-acid sequence MFKKKSILAVIVLFSMIFVLTACGTKNDSAGKPAGKNVSAQIMFNGSSTLSPVISKIATDFTEKNEKWNKVDSSLPDSNITIYVSSGGSGAGIKAIIDGTADFGLVSRNVKEEEKAKIKDYKEYKVGIDALTIAVNQKNPIKNVKDNLTSEEVKKIFSGEYKTWNQVDPSLPNKEIVVVTRDVGGGAHEVFQKNIMGEEKIVKTAIQAPSMGALVAKVIENEYAIGYASYGVSKQNEGKLFPLKVDGVAATPETILDGTYKIQRPLLIVGHGELTALQKSFMDYVRSEAGLKVVEAMGFISVK is encoded by the coding sequence GTGTTTAAGAAAAAAAGTATATTGGCTGTAATTGTCTTGTTTAGTATGATATTCGTTTTGACGGCATGCGGCACAAAAAATGACAGCGCGGGAAAACCGGCAGGGAAAAATGTCTCGGCACAGATTATGTTCAACGGATCGTCGACATTGTCGCCGGTTATTTCTAAAATAGCTACGGATTTTACGGAAAAAAATGAGAAATGGAATAAGGTAGATTCTTCACTGCCTGATTCGAATATTACGATTTATGTTTCTTCCGGCGGATCAGGTGCCGGTATTAAGGCCATTATTGATGGCACAGCTGATTTTGGTCTCGTGTCACGGAATGTAAAAGAGGAGGAAAAGGCCAAAATTAAGGATTATAAGGAATACAAGGTGGGAATTGATGCGCTGACTATCGCTGTCAACCAGAAAAATCCGATTAAAAACGTTAAGGATAATCTTACCAGTGAAGAAGTAAAGAAGATTTTTTCTGGTGAATATAAAACTTGGAATCAGGTTGATCCATCCTTGCCGAATAAGGAAATCGTCGTCGTAACGAGAGATGTTGGCGGCGGCGCTCATGAAGTATTCCAAAAAAATATCATGGGTGAGGAGAAAATTGTCAAAACGGCTATTCAGGCTCCTTCTATGGGGGCTCTTGTTGCCAAGGTTATTGAGAATGAGTATGCTATCGGCTATGCTTCTTATGGCGTGTCTAAACAAAACGAGGGTAAGCTGTTCCCGCTCAAGGTCGACGGTGTGGCTGCTACGCCGGAAACTATTTTAGACGGCACCTATAAAATACAGAGACCGCTTCTGATTGTCGGCCATGGCGAGCTTACAGCGCTGCAAAAATCATTTATGGATTATGTACGGTCCGAAGCGGGTCTCAAGGTTGTAGAAGCTATGGGATTTATTTCGGTAAAATAA
- a CDS encoding double-cubane-cluster-containing anaerobic reductase, with amino-acid sequence MTVARIQGMEGFDGLIPNAGIALKEMKEKGKKVVGFYCTFAPQELVLAIGAIPVPLCATKEELIAAGEKTLPRNFCPLIKSSYGFAVTDKCPYFHFSDLIVGETTCDGKKKMFELMADFKPVHVMSLPKGYQTDEDKAYWLESVKKLKAVLEERFGIQITDDNLRKAIKELNEERILLQRLSNTMQADPVPFSGHDLLEVLWARNFAFDRKEFAAKVNELITQLEERIQRKEGVFPQGAKRIVITGVPTGLGAEKVLKIIEECGAAIVYIENCSGMKQYVDLVDETKEPLTAIAEKYLNIPCSCMSPNPKRLKNISAAVRDFNADGVVDIVWQGCHTYNVENALLGRHLQANGGIPLLHIETDYSQGDVEQLKTRIQAFLEMIG; translated from the coding sequence ATGACAGTAGCAAGAATACAGGGTATGGAAGGCTTTGATGGGCTTATTCCCAACGCAGGGATAGCACTGAAGGAAATGAAAGAAAAAGGGAAAAAGGTAGTTGGCTTTTACTGTACATTTGCGCCGCAGGAATTGGTGTTAGCTATCGGTGCAATTCCCGTTCCCCTATGCGCAACAAAGGAAGAACTGATTGCCGCCGGCGAAAAAACATTACCGCGAAATTTTTGCCCGCTTATCAAATCTTCATATGGTTTTGCCGTAACCGACAAATGCCCATACTTCCATTTTTCTGATTTGATTGTTGGGGAAACAACCTGTGATGGAAAGAAAAAAATGTTTGAATTGATGGCAGATTTCAAACCAGTGCATGTAATGAGTTTGCCCAAAGGGTATCAAACCGATGAAGATAAAGCATATTGGTTGGAAAGCGTAAAAAAATTAAAGGCTGTTTTAGAAGAACGTTTTGGTATTCAAATTACCGACGATAACTTACGCAAAGCCATAAAAGAGTTAAACGAAGAACGAATTCTTTTACAGCGGTTGTCAAATACCATGCAGGCTGATCCGGTACCCTTTAGCGGGCATGACTTGTTAGAAGTATTGTGGGCCCGAAATTTTGCTTTTGACCGTAAGGAGTTTGCTGCCAAGGTTAATGAACTTATCACCCAGCTGGAAGAACGGATTCAAAGGAAGGAAGGCGTCTTCCCACAGGGGGCGAAACGTATTGTTATTACTGGTGTACCTACCGGGCTAGGTGCCGAGAAAGTTTTGAAAATAATTGAAGAGTGCGGCGCTGCCATTGTTTATATTGAAAATTGCTCTGGAATGAAGCAATATGTTGATTTAGTAGATGAAACCAAAGAGCCGCTTACCGCGATAGCGGAAAAATATTTAAACATTCCCTGTTCGTGTATGAGTCCGAATCCTAAGCGACTGAAAAATATCAGCGCAGCCGTCAGGGATTTCAATGCGGACGGTGTGGTCGATATTGTTTGGCAGGGTTGTCATACCTATAATGTAGAAAATGCTCTGTTGGGCAGACATCTGCAAGCAAACGGCGGTATCCCTCTGCTGCATATTGAAACCGATTATTCTCAAGGTGATGTAGAACAACTTAAAACCCGCATTCAAGCCTTTTTAGAAATGATAGGCTAA
- a CDS encoding acyl-CoA dehydratase activase has product MSKSVVAGIDAGSTALKVALYDGKRFSYQIRPAGWNPREEALALLKEAACGWQIDMCELKRVVGTGYGRNNLPFVTHTMTEITCHAKGAAYLCPGAKTVVDIGGQDAKAIRLDQFGHVQDFVMNDKCAAGTGRFLQVMTMALGIQLCALADMSLAGVTPCPINAMCTVFAESEVIGLLNQGKDRHEILAGIIKSITGRVAAMADRINPQVPVVLTGGMSRITTLINYLEQDLGLRVIVPEQAVFAGAIGAALLAWDKNEKSEA; this is encoded by the coding sequence TTGAGTAAATCGGTTGTTGCAGGAATAGATGCCGGGTCAACCGCACTTAAAGTAGCATTATATGATGGAAAAAGATTTAGTTATCAAATACGGCCGGCAGGCTGGAATCCCAGGGAAGAAGCGTTGGCTTTGCTGAAAGAGGCAGCTTGTGGCTGGCAGATTGACATGTGCGAGCTGAAACGAGTGGTTGGTACCGGGTATGGGCGCAACAACTTGCCATTTGTCACGCACACCATGACCGAGATTACGTGTCACGCAAAAGGGGCTGCTTATTTATGCCCTGGTGCAAAGACGGTTGTTGATATCGGTGGACAGGACGCAAAAGCTATTCGGCTAGATCAGTTTGGTCATGTGCAGGATTTTGTGATGAACGATAAGTGCGCTGCCGGGACAGGCCGCTTTTTGCAAGTCATGACAATGGCACTAGGCATTCAATTGTGTGCATTGGCAGACATGTCATTGGCGGGAGTAACACCTTGCCCGATTAATGCTATGTGCACAGTGTTTGCAGAATCCGAGGTCATTGGCTTGTTAAATCAAGGCAAGGATAGGCATGAAATATTGGCGGGCATTATAAAGTCCATTACCGGACGGGTCGCAGCGATGGCAGACCGCATTAATCCGCAGGTACCCGTGGTATTAACCGGCGGGATGTCAAGGATTACCACCTTGATAAACTACTTGGAACAGGATTTGGGGCTGAGGGTCATTGTTCCGGAACAAGCGGTGTTTGCCGGAGCTATTGGTGCGGCATTGCTGGCTTGGGATAAAAACGAAAAATCAGAAGCTTGA
- a CDS encoding DUF3343 domain-containing protein, with amino-acid sequence MTGSVLVVTFHTTSEAMATEFLSKEKGFAGRLIPVPRQLSAGCGIAWKTAVDLQDPLLKALEKEGIEWDETHVIKF; translated from the coding sequence ATGACTGGGTCAGTTTTGGTGGTGACCTTTCATACCACGTCGGAAGCCATGGCTACTGAGTTTCTTTCAAAGGAGAAGGGTTTTGCAGGGCGCCTGATTCCAGTGCCGCGCCAGCTTTCAGCAGGTTGCGGTATCGCCTGGAAAACGGCGGTGGATTTGCAGGATCCTTTACTTAAGGCCCTTGAGAAAGAAGGGATTGAGTGGGATGAGACTCATGTAATTAAGTTTTGA
- a CDS encoding sulfurtransferase TusA family protein — protein MKKLDVRGLSCPEPVLMVSNALQDGENDSFKVLASEAHTVANIKEFVEGKGKKVSVRKVGDDFEMEIS, from the coding sequence ATGAAGAAATTAGATGTTCGAGGATTATCTTGTCCTGAACCGGTATTGATGGTGTCTAATGCGCTGCAAGACGGAGAAAACGATTCATTCAAAGTGCTGGCTAGCGAAGCTCATACCGTAGCCAATATCAAAGAATTTGTCGAGGGTAAGGGGAAAAAGGTTTCTGTAAGGAAAGTTGGGGATGACTTCGAGATGGAAATAAGTTAA
- the yedE gene encoding YedE family putative selenium transporter, with the protein MNFLQEKKGIFFLGLLAGLGAVILAMNGNPKNMAFCIACFIRDSAGAMKFQTTPVVQYFRPEIVGIVAGSFIISLTTREYRSMAGSSPMIRFVLGTLMMIGALVFLGCPLRMVLRMSAGDISAYVGLIGFIGGVATGAYMLKKGFSLGRSYPVKKENGYFLPAVLVVLLVLSATTTLFAVSTKGPGSMHAPLLLSLVVGIIFGIIAQKTRMCFAGSLRDIILMKDFKLFSVVGGIFVMMLIYNIVSGNFKFATFGPIAHAQITWNILGMYVVGFAAVLLGGCPLRQLVLAGSGSSDAGVTVVGMFFGGALAHNFDLASSAASKATTEAAAVFGGPGLNGQIMTIACIALLFVIAFIGIKKNAVNK; encoded by the coding sequence ATGAATTTTTTGCAAGAAAAAAAAGGTATCTTTTTCTTAGGGTTACTGGCAGGGCTGGGAGCAGTTATTTTGGCGATGAACGGTAATCCAAAGAATATGGCTTTTTGTATCGCCTGTTTTATACGGGATAGTGCAGGTGCGATGAAGTTTCAGACAACGCCGGTTGTTCAGTATTTCCGTCCGGAAATTGTGGGGATAGTGGCGGGTTCTTTTATAATTTCCCTGACGACTAGGGAATATCGTTCTATGGCGGGTTCTTCTCCAATGATACGTTTTGTTTTGGGAACGCTTATGATGATTGGTGCTCTGGTCTTCTTGGGGTGTCCCCTCCGCATGGTTCTGCGAATGTCTGCAGGAGATATTAGCGCTTATGTAGGGCTGATTGGTTTTATAGGCGGGGTAGCTACAGGGGCTTACATGCTTAAGAAAGGTTTCAGTCTGGGCCGGTCCTACCCTGTAAAGAAGGAGAACGGTTATTTTTTGCCGGCAGTTTTAGTGGTTTTGCTGGTGCTCAGTGCAACGACTACGCTTTTTGCCGTTAGCACGAAGGGGCCGGGGAGCATGCATGCTCCTTTGTTGCTGAGTCTTGTGGTTGGCATTATTTTTGGTATAATTGCGCAAAAAACCAGAATGTGTTTTGCGGGTTCCCTGCGTGATATAATCCTCATGAAAGATTTCAAGCTTTTTTCGGTTGTCGGCGGAATTTTTGTTATGATGCTGATTTATAATATTGTATCCGGTAATTTTAAATTTGCCACTTTTGGTCCTATTGCTCATGCTCAAATAACTTGGAACATTTTAGGAATGTATGTAGTGGGCTTTGCAGCAGTGCTTTTGGGGGGATGTCCTCTGAGACAATTGGTATTGGCAGGTTCCGGTTCTTCTGATGCAGGGGTAACCGTAGTGGGAATGTTTTTTGGTGGTGCATTGGCTCATAATTTTGACTTAGCGTCTTCAGCAGCAAGCAAGGCAACAACGGAAGCGGCAGCTGTGTTTGGCGGCCCTGGGTTGAATGGACAGATTATGACCATTGCTTGCATCGCCCTGTTGTTTGTAATAGCTTTTATCGGTATTAAGAAGAACGCAGTGAATAAATAA
- a CDS encoding aminotransferase class V-fold PLP-dependent enzyme — protein sequence MIYLDNAATTMVKPDCVIDAVVDGMRKMGNASRGAHEQALSADRIIYKTRRQLAQLFGVLSPSQVAFTKNSTEALNVALCGLLSPGDHVVTTAIEHNSVLRPIYRLAEKGVDYTIVPADDMGRIDPAAVDMAMTNKTRVLVTTHASNVTGNVTDIEALGQIAKAHGVYFILDASQTAGVFPIDMEAMHISVVCFTGHKGLLGPQGTGGICVSKNCVISPLLVGGSGVHSFAHYQPEVMPVALEAGTLNGHGIAGLSAAISYIEAQGMDALRQKEQALAKQFYEGVRSIDGIQFYGDYDQKNRGAIVALNLGEEDAGVISDCLSQQYDIATRPGAHCAPLMHKTFKTEAQGIVRFSFSHMNNEEEVEAAIRAMKEIASSRCK from the coding sequence TTGATTTATTTGGACAATGCAGCGACGACGATGGTTAAGCCGGATTGTGTTATTGATGCGGTAGTAGACGGGATGCGCAAGATGGGCAATGCATCTCGTGGTGCCCATGAACAGGCACTGTCGGCGGATCGTATCATCTACAAAACACGCAGACAGTTGGCGCAGCTTTTTGGTGTGCTAAGCCCTAGTCAGGTGGCTTTTACCAAAAATTCAACGGAAGCGCTTAATGTGGCACTTTGCGGGTTGCTCTCACCGGGAGACCATGTGGTTACTACAGCTATTGAGCACAATTCCGTGCTTAGGCCAATTTATAGATTGGCTGAAAAAGGTGTGGACTATACCATCGTTCCGGCAGATGACATGGGGAGAATTGACCCGGCGGCAGTGGATATGGCTATGACAAACAAAACTCGGGTTCTTGTAACAACTCATGCTTCTAATGTGACAGGGAATGTAACGGATATAGAGGCGTTGGGACAGATTGCCAAGGCGCACGGGGTATACTTTATCTTAGATGCTTCCCAAACTGCAGGAGTCTTTCCTATAGATATGGAGGCAATGCATATTAGTGTGGTGTGTTTTACCGGCCACAAGGGCCTTCTTGGACCACAGGGAACGGGTGGAATTTGTGTTTCTAAAAATTGCGTGATTTCGCCCTTATTAGTGGGCGGCAGCGGTGTACATAGTTTTGCTCATTATCAACCGGAGGTAATGCCGGTAGCGTTGGAGGCAGGAACACTAAATGGACATGGTATAGCAGGGTTATCGGCGGCCATTTCTTATATTGAGGCTCAGGGGATGGATGCCCTTCGCCAGAAGGAGCAAGCGCTCGCAAAGCAGTTTTATGAAGGAGTCCGCTCTATCGACGGGATCCAATTTTATGGAGATTATGACCAAAAAAATCGTGGGGCTATTGTGGCATTGAACTTGGGTGAGGAAGATGCCGGAGTAATCAGCGATTGCCTTTCTCAACAGTATGATATTGCCACTCGCCCGGGAGCGCACTGTGCTCCTTTAATGCATAAAACATTCAAAACGGAGGCGCAAGGCATTGTGCGGTTCAGTTTTTCACACATGAACAACGAAGAGGAGGTGGAGGCTGCGATTAGAGCGATGAAAGAGATCGCATCATCGAGATGTAAATAG
- a CDS encoding radical SAM protein, with product MSELWKRRFLANHPCFHVQASACWGRVHLPVAPNCNIQCNFCNRLYDCVNESRPGVTRRILEPTEAIADLNKLLKQRSDIAVVGIAGPGDPLCDPERTLETLRAVHVSHPDLLICISTNGLNLSDHIDELVDVGATHVTVTVNAVDPYIGENIYASIKINHRIYKGIEAAKILLRHQDEAIVGLKRRGLIVKINTVVLPGINMDHIPAIAEKAALWGADVMNCMPLIPVHDTPFENLVPPTEADIARIRKLAIVHIPQIYHCCRCRADAVGLLRTPETEGCVPAISC from the coding sequence ATGAGTGAACTTTGGAAACGAAGATTCCTTGCAAATCATCCCTGCTTCCATGTCCAAGCAAGTGCATGCTGGGGACGGGTTCATCTGCCTGTGGCACCCAACTGCAATATTCAGTGCAACTTTTGCAATCGTCTCTATGACTGTGTCAACGAAAGCCGTCCTGGGGTGACCCGGCGTATTCTTGAACCGACTGAAGCCATAGCGGATCTAAATAAGCTTTTGAAACAAAGATCGGATATCGCCGTAGTGGGGATTGCCGGGCCGGGGGATCCCCTTTGCGACCCGGAACGAACACTAGAAACATTGCGAGCTGTGCATGTCAGCCATCCTGATCTTCTGATTTGTATTTCTACCAATGGGCTAAATCTGTCTGACCATATTGATGAACTGGTCGATGTCGGGGCGACCCATGTCACGGTTACGGTCAATGCCGTTGATCCATATATCGGGGAAAATATTTATGCTTCGATCAAGATAAATCATCGGATTTACAAAGGGATCGAAGCCGCCAAGATACTCCTGCGCCATCAGGATGAGGCAATTGTAGGCCTGAAGCGGCGAGGATTGATTGTTAAGATTAATACTGTCGTTCTACCTGGCATCAATATGGATCATATTCCTGCAATTGCTGAAAAGGCGGCTTTATGGGGTGCAGATGTTATGAATTGTATGCCACTGATCCCTGTTCATGACACTCCCTTCGAAAATCTGGTACCTCCCACGGAGGCAGATATAGCTCGTATCAGAAAATTAGCCATTGTTCACATCCCGCAGATCTATCATTGTTGCAGGTGCCGTGCAGATGCTGTCGGACTCCTGCGTACTCCTGAAACTGAAGGGTGTGTGCCTGCCATATCCTGTTAG